One Betta splendens chromosome 5, fBetSpl5.4, whole genome shotgun sequence genomic window, TGAGTTTTTGTCTCCTTACACAATACATAGTGTATATATGTTCCACTAGATTATTCTTTTTCCTCCTATTTCACTTCATACGACCTGATATTGCTGTGTAATCAAACCGCAGTCTGACGTCGTCATTCTGGGAGTCAGGTGACCGCTATCAATCATTTGGGTCTCTACACTCAGGCGTCGTCTGTCTCCAGGacctttgttctgctgttgaAAGATCCTTCAACCCACACGATGACGGTGATCAAATGGAATGGGAAAGTGACACCTTCTGCTCTAAGGAAAAGGTAAACACACGCGGGGCGGCGGCTCGTAGCCTGTTTACACTGGTAGGATCGGGGAGTTTCTTAAATAGTTACCCTGTAGTCGCTGGCAGTCACGTAGAAGATGGGCAGGAACGCCAGCCAGATGATGCAGGTGGTGTACATGGTGAAGCCGATGAACTTGGCCTCGTTGAAGTTCTCGGGGCACTTCCGCGTCTTGAAGGCGTAGACGGTGCAGAGCACGATGAGGACGCAGTTGTAGGTGAGCGATATGAGCATGCTGGACTCCCGGCTGTTGCACTTGAGCGTGACCACGTTCCTTTTCTCGGCGCTCACCTCCTTGCGGACGCCCGgcacctccaccagcagccagatCACGGCCACCAGCAGCTGGCAGGAGATGAGGGCGCCGCAGATGGCCACCTGGGAGCCGGGGCTGATGAAGCGCGGCCGCTGGGCGCCGTTCTTCACGCCGCTGAAGATGCGGGCGATGCGGTTGGTCTTGGTCAGCAGCGCCGAGTAGCACACGGCGAAGGAGGTGCCGAGGCCCAGCCGGCGGAGGGTGCACACGGCCGTGGAGGGTTTGGCGATGTAGATGAAGGTCATGCTGTAGCACATCAGCACTCCCAGCAGGAGGATGTAGGAGAGCTCGCGTCCGCTGGCCTTCACCACGGGCGTCTCGTTGTGCTTGAAGAACAGGCCGACCACGGACAGCGTGCACATTATACCAAGACAGGAGATGGTGACGGGCCCGATGGCCCAGGCGTCCTCCCACCGGATGTACTCTTCGGGCAGGTCGTAGCAGCCGGTCAGGTTGGCCAGGGGCCACTGGCCGAAGCTGCAGTCGGCACAGGTGAACTCGTCCTGCAGGTACTGGTAGGGCTGGCAGGGGATGCAGATCCAGCAGCACACGTCCCCGGGCTGCATGCTCTTCACCTCGTTCTTCCTGCAGGGGTCGCTGCACTGGGAGGTGGGCGGCGCGTGGCCGTGCCAGGGAACCAGCGAGGTGTTGAGGGTCAGGAGCTGGTCCCAGTAGCCGACCTTCCTGTAGGTGAACCTGCCGTCTTCTTTGTGGTAATGGAAGATGTTGTAGCGGCTGATGCTGTCGCCGACAGAGTCGAAGCGCACCAGGTTCTCGGTGTCGGAGGGTCTGaagggagctggaggaaggaAGCAGACGGCGGATGAAGAAGGACAATACCGCTAAACTCTGCTTTGCTGCTCATCTAAATGTGAATCTAACGTTTCCTCAGACAGGATCCCTCCCACACATTTATCCACGCTAATTATTTTTACTAATTGAATTGGAAATCAGGCTTCTCTTTTTAGGTCTTCAGAGAAAACCATTTGAAGTGACAAAACATAGccgtgcttttttttttttaacccccTCGTTGCTTCACGCTGAACGTTTTCCAACGGATTAATCGCGGCTCTCGCTTATTTCAGAGCCCGCCGCCGTTCCTCTCTGGCTCACCTTCGAACTTGGTCTTCAGGATGAACTCCTTGTAGAAGCGCTTGCCGTTGCCGGGCTTCATGGCGTCGCACACCTTGGACGCGTTGGCGCACACAGCCTGCCTCATGTTGTGCAGCGCGTAGGCCATGGCGTACACGGCGTTCACCACGAACATGATCTTGGACTCCTGCTCGAAGGTGCCGTCGCGCAGGCTGCGCCCGCTGCACtcgtgctcctggaggctgCAGTCGAAGCGGTGCTCCCAGAACTCCCTGAACCACGGGTTCCGCGTGTTGGTGTAGGGGTTCAGCTTGGTGAAGTAGTCCTCGAACGCCCGGATGGGATACGACGCCAGCTCGATGGTGAAGGCCCCGTCGGCCGCGCCCTCGCTGCCCCTCACCACGCTCTCCTGCGCGCCCCACCCGTCGCTCGCCACCCACGTGAAGCTGACGTTCATGCGCGCCGCCGACACCAGCAGCTCGCGCGCGTCCTCGCTGCGCGTGAACAGGATCACCACCCTGGCGTTGGACTTCTGCTGCAGCGAGCGGATCACGTTGTCGTAGCCCTGGCGGTTCATGGAGCGGCTCACCTTGGCCGACGTGGCGATGCAGATGTGGCGCGCGCGCGCCTCCTGCTGGAAGGCGTCGATGCCCGTCTCGCCGTAGTCGCCCTCCGAGGCCACCGTGGACACGTAGGTCCAGTTGAAGTAGCGCAGGATCTCCGCCATGGCCTTGGCCTGGTAGAAGTCGGGGGGCACGGTGCGGGCGAAGTAGTCGTAGCGGCTCTTGTCGCTGAGCTTGGCGCTGGTGGAGGCGTAGCTGATCTGGGGGATCTGGAAGAGCCGCAGCAGGTTGGCCACCTGGAGAACAGGTAAAAGTAAGTTAGCTTAAACCAGCAAGCGTTAACATTTAATGGTACCCCCCTTGATAGTGTTAAGAATGGTCCATGATACGCAGCCAAATCAAGCCCCGTAAGTCTAAAGTCCCTTCAGGTGCATCCTTTGCTTCAGACCTCATAGATATTCATTTGGTTCTTAGGTGAAGTGGAGCTGTTGAAGCCAGTAGCTGCTGTCGGACACGCTTCAGCTCTGTGGCGCACTGGCAGTGGAAACAGTCACAATTCAGAGTATCTCCAACTGTTTACTCTGTCAGGGAtcggcagcagctcctgccacAAATCCCTTCCCAGATAATGCCCGATAACAAGAGCAACCACGGTGCCGAGATAAGGGTTTTATCGGGAGGATTTGATGTTTCCCCGCGTTGAAGTCATTCCGTCAAATCGCATAAGACCGATGGCGAATTCTGCTGGAAGTGATGATACCCAATGATCCCAGACATTTCCTAATAGAGGTGAAGGCTGCCGGAGCCGAGTTCAGCCAAAGTGGATGCTAATCTCTGACTGGGAGCTGGGAGAGGCGCTCATCACCGTGCCACATTCATTACTGTGGCGTCCCCCAGGAAGCATCAGAGCCGCTGTAAGATTGTCATTCTGCAGAAGACCCAGCGGTGATTACTGAGCACCTATGACTGCAGCCTGACTGCCTGCTGCCCCAGGTATCGCTGTACGCCTGGAGGCTTCCCAAACACCGGCATCCCCCGTGGAGGTAATTGGAAGcctccattcacacacacacagtcctaaGCCCTATGAAATGGACCAATATAGAGATCTGAGAGCTAAACAAACGTATCGGTTCTGAATGTGACACAACTGTGCGATAGGAGCTTTATAAGCCAGTTGTGTGTCTTTAATGGGTCGACAGTTTGAATTATCTCCAACCTGACCTGATGGAGCATCCTGACACATACCTTCCATTCTACCTCAACCATCGGGTCCCAGCAAACCTTAAAGGCCCTAAAGAATTAGGAATATCCAGTTCAAATTGTTAAGGGCATTGAAACGTGTCCTGACCCTTTAGAGATGACTGACTGTAGCTGCGGAGTGTGTTTGCACCACACAGCAGCTCTCCAGGGATGAATGGAGTAAACATGACGCATGTAGACAAGCGCACTGCAGCCGGCAGCGTTCCTGGTAGGAACATGTCATCACGCCGCCCACCGGGAGCTAGCGTTCCCGCGCCTACGTTTGCGGAAGCCTGATGCGTTTATGTGGCGCCGGGCCGTTAGCGTCGCACCTGCTCGGTAATAAGGCGCTTGTCAGACAGACGCTCGGCCTTCATCCGTGTTGTCTTGACACGGCGCCGTTCAGGACGCCGCTGGAGTGTGTGACAGCCGCCGTCtgttcgctcgctcgctcgctctccccaTCAACGAGTCACAGAGCCGCGGCACCGGCTCAGCCCTTACTATGAGCTCGTCTTCAGTGGGAGACACCAGCGTCCCCAAACATGCATTTGATTTGTTAGTTAAGTCCCAGCGCTGCAGCTAATTTATGCAGGACTCGTCCACTTCACCCTGTAAAGACGGCGACCACAGCTTGTGTGGATCCTGACTAAACCACATGCTATTTGTGGTTTGGTTCCCATGGAGCACTATTGTATTACTCTTTAATATGAGCAGTCTCTATTTGTTGTGTGGGACCATGTATATTAAAAAGAATGCTCATGTTATTCCATTAAACAGACGAATGACCTAATTATAGATTACATTAGATACATCATGATGATTATTGCGGCCTGTTTGGTCGGGTTGTTTAGGAGGTTCACTGATGAGACATGTTGTGTTCTAACAACATACTGTGTCATATAAAATATCATTATAGCATGAGAGCGTGTTGCACTGACCACATCTGTAACTCATctggctgccacacacacacacacacacacacacacacacacacacacacacacacacacacacacacacacacacacacacacacacacacacagtgtaggtTTACCAAATGTAAAGATCTCTTTTATAAACATCATGTTATTTTTACTGCagtgctttcaaaataaaacctaattCCAAAACGAAACACAGATGCTGTTGAGCAAACAGTCGACCAGATGAACCGTGCAGCGCTGAGTTTGGGTTGAGCCACTGATTCTGCAAAACGGAAGCGTTTCCCATTCATATGAATGTGTTCAAATTCAATAACGCTGAGTCCTGAATTGTTAAGAGATTATATATCACTAATTAAGCAGACGTGCATTGGATCCAGGGGAGAGTGGAACTGTTCGCCGAGAGGAAGCGACTGCGGCTGAAGCTGGTGGATTTTGGGGCGAGGCTGAGGCGCCGGAGTGATTTCATTGATCGTGCAACATCAAAAGCGAACTGTAAATCTCACGACTTGCACTTTTCCGCGCTCACTTGAATCCAGTTCGAGGCAAAAGCAAGCGAGCGCATTGAGCTCGGCGCTCTTAACGATTACAGCGCCTCCCCCCATTCAGGGCTTATTTTTCCAGTTGTGAAAT contains:
- the grm2b gene encoding glutamate receptor, metabotropic 2b → MPSAPPRSRSLAGSARFWPVHLLLVELLVPGVLPSLSRASPTAKREIIMEGDLVIGGLFPVHHKGDGMEDCGKINEERGIQRLEAMLLALDEINASDRILPGLQLGAHILDTCSKDTYALEQSLDFVRASLTKVHDPGFICPDGSRPVQKEVPLAISGVIGGSYSDVSIQVANLLRLFQIPQISYASTSAKLSDKSRYDYFARTVPPDFYQAKAMAEILRYFNWTYVSTVASEGDYGETGIDAFQQEARARHICIATSAKVSRSMNRQGYDNVIRSLQQKSNARVVILFTRSEDARELLVSAARMNVSFTWVASDGWGAQESVVRGSEGAADGAFTIELASYPIRAFEDYFTKLNPYTNTRNPWFREFWEHRFDCSLQEHECSGRSLRDGTFEQESKIMFVVNAVYAMAYALHNMRQAVCANASKVCDAMKPGNGKRFYKEFILKTKFEAPFRPSDTENLVRFDSVGDSISRYNIFHYHKEDGRFTYRKVGYWDQLLTLNTSLVPWHGHAPPTSQCSDPCRKNEVKSMQPGDVCCWICIPCQPYQYLQDEFTCADCSFGQWPLANLTGCYDLPEEYIRWEDAWAIGPVTISCLGIMCTLSVVGLFFKHNETPVVKASGRELSYILLLGVLMCYSMTFIYIAKPSTAVCTLRRLGLGTSFAVCYSALLTKTNRIARIFSGVKNGAQRPRFISPGSQVAICGALISCQLLVAVIWLLVEVPGVRKEVSAEKRNVVTLKCNSRESSMLISLTYNCVLIVLCTVYAFKTRKCPENFNEAKFIGFTMYTTCIIWLAFLPIFYVTASDYRVQTTTMCVSVSLSGSVVLGCLFSPKIHIILFQPQKNVASLRVTASRFSATVSATASAPSSSYSKGSASNYVPAVCNGREVVDSTTSSL